Proteins encoded by one window of Bacillus sp. DTU_2020_1000418_1_SI_GHA_SEK_038:
- a CDS encoding DUF350 domain-containing protein, whose protein sequence is MNQFWENEFVQTAGYYSVVVLCMIVFLAVFELVTKYRNWEEIKNGNVAVAMATGGKIFGIANIFRHSIMHNDTLFTMISWGVFGFFLLLIGYFIFEFLTPKYRIDEEIENNNKAVGFISMVISIGLSYIIGAGLS, encoded by the coding sequence ATGAACCAATTTTGGGAAAATGAATTTGTGCAAACAGCGGGGTATTACAGTGTTGTCGTTTTATGTATGATTGTATTCTTAGCTGTTTTCGAATTGGTCACGAAATATCGGAACTGGGAAGAAATCAAAAACGGGAATGTAGCGGTTGCTATGGCAACTGGGGGAAAGATATTTGGGATTGCCAATATTTTTAGACATTCCATTATGCATAATGATACACTTTTCACTATGATCAGCTGGGGAGTTTTCGGCTTCTTTCTATTGTTAATTGGTTATTTTATATTCGAATTCCTTACACCAAAATACAGGATTGATGAAGAAATTGAAAATAATAATAAAGCAGTTGGATTCATATCCATGGTTATTTCGATTGGATTGTCGTACATTATCGGGGCAGGTTTATCTTAA
- a CDS encoding endonuclease MutS2, with the protein MQERIFKVLEFNKVKEQLLEHVSSELGRRKAEQLLPSVNFEKVQQWQEETDEAVKVLRIKGNVPLGGIYNIRPHVKRSIIGGMLSPHELTQVASTVHGSRQIKRFIEDFEDENESLPILISYVSRIVVLADLETTIRNAIDDNGEVLDSASDTLRSLRNQLRTKESRVRERLESMIRSSNAQKMLSDAIITIRNDRFVIPVKQEYKGHYGGIIHDQSSSGQTLFIEPQSIVQLNNELQGIRVKEQQEIERILIELSSNVAENSSELEEIVDVLTEIDFMFAKARYSNRMKASKPKVNNEGRISLFKARHPLIPADVVVANDISLGKDFSTIVITGPNTGGKTVTLKTVGLCTLMAQAGLQIPALDGSEIAVFDAVYADIGDEQSIEQSLSTFSSHMVNIVDILNKVDFNSLVLFDELGAGTDPQEGAALAISILDYVYKRGARVIATTHYPELKAYGYNREGVINASVEFDIDTLSPTYKLLIGVPGRSNAFEISKRLGLQDDVIDTARSYISADSNQVENMIASLEESRKEAEADREEANELLRSAEKLHKDLQKQMIEFYEQKDTLHEKAAEKAEAIIDQAKAEAEKVIRDLRKMRIEKAAEIKEHELIEAKRRLEEAAPKIKKPKKLIASKDKHVLKPGDEVKVLSFDQKGTLIEKTSEKEWQVQIGILKMKVNEKDLEFIKSPKPVETRPMATVKGKDFHVSLELDLRGERYENALLRVEKYIDDALLAAYPRVSIIHGKGTGALRQGVQEYLRNHRSVKKIRFGEAGEGGSGVTVVELK; encoded by the coding sequence ATGCAGGAAAGAATTTTTAAAGTGCTGGAGTTTAATAAAGTAAAAGAACAATTACTCGAGCATGTATCATCTGAGTTAGGAAGAAGAAAAGCAGAGCAATTATTGCCATCAGTCAATTTTGAAAAAGTTCAGCAGTGGCAGGAAGAAACAGATGAAGCTGTAAAGGTGCTTCGAATAAAAGGAAACGTCCCGCTAGGCGGAATATATAATATACGGCCGCATGTCAAAAGGTCAATCATTGGCGGAATGCTAAGCCCGCATGAATTAACACAAGTAGCTAGCACTGTTCATGGGAGCAGACAAATTAAAAGATTTATCGAAGATTTTGAAGATGAAAATGAGAGTTTGCCCATCCTAATCAGCTATGTAAGTCGAATTGTCGTCCTAGCTGATTTGGAAACAACGATCAGAAATGCAATCGATGATAACGGAGAAGTTTTGGATAGTGCAAGTGATACACTTCGCTCTCTTAGAAATCAATTGCGTACGAAAGAATCCCGGGTAAGAGAAAGATTAGAAAGCATGATTCGTTCGTCAAATGCACAGAAAATGCTTTCAGATGCCATTATTACGATTCGAAATGATCGCTTTGTTATTCCGGTTAAACAGGAATACAAAGGCCATTATGGTGGAATCATCCATGATCAAAGCTCTTCAGGCCAAACGTTATTTATTGAACCTCAATCGATTGTTCAATTAAATAATGAGCTTCAGGGAATTCGTGTGAAAGAGCAGCAGGAAATTGAAAGGATTCTAATAGAACTTTCAAGCAATGTAGCAGAAAATAGTTCTGAGCTAGAAGAAATTGTTGATGTTCTAACCGAAATAGATTTTATGTTTGCAAAAGCGCGTTACAGCAACCGGATGAAAGCATCAAAGCCTAAGGTAAATAATGAGGGCCGAATATCACTATTTAAGGCGCGTCATCCGCTTATTCCTGCTGACGTTGTAGTAGCGAATGACATTTCATTAGGAAAAGACTTTTCGACCATTGTTATAACAGGTCCAAATACCGGAGGGAAAACCGTCACATTAAAAACAGTTGGCTTATGTACGCTAATGGCTCAAGCTGGACTGCAAATCCCAGCCTTAGATGGATCTGAAATTGCTGTCTTTGATGCTGTATATGCAGATATTGGCGATGAACAATCTATCGAACAAAGTCTTAGTACCTTCTCCTCTCATATGGTGAATATTGTTGACATTCTAAATAAGGTGGACTTTAACAGTCTTGTTCTCTTTGATGAATTAGGTGCAGGAACAGACCCTCAAGAGGGGGCCGCTCTTGCTATTTCCATATTAGATTATGTATATAAACGAGGAGCAAGAGTTATTGCAACGACTCATTATCCTGAATTAAAAGCATATGGTTATAATCGGGAAGGAGTCATCAATGCGAGTGTAGAATTTGATATTGATACACTTAGCCCGACATACAAGCTGCTGATAGGCGTTCCCGGCCGAAGCAATGCATTTGAAATTTCCAAGAGGCTTGGCCTGCAAGATGATGTGATCGATACAGCACGCTCCTATATTAGTGCGGACAGCAACCAGGTAGAGAATATGATCGCATCGTTGGAGGAAAGCAGAAAAGAGGCTGAAGCAGACAGGGAAGAAGCAAATGAGCTATTAAGAAGTGCTGAAAAGCTTCATAAAGATTTGCAAAAGCAAATGATCGAATTTTATGAGCAGAAAGATACTCTGCATGAAAAGGCGGCAGAAAAAGCCGAAGCTATTATTGATCAGGCGAAAGCTGAAGCAGAAAAAGTTATCCGTGATTTAAGAAAAATGCGTATCGAAAAAGCAGCAGAAATAAAAGAGCATGAATTAATTGAAGCGAAGAGACGTCTGGAAGAGGCAGCGCCAAAAATTAAAAAGCCGAAAAAACTAATTGCAAGTAAAGATAAACATGTGTTAAAGCCTGGAGATGAAGTTAAGGTTCTAAGCTTTGACCAAAAGGGTACTTTGATTGAGAAGACATCTGAAAAAGAATGGCAAGTACAAATTGGGATTTTGAAAATGAAGGTGAATGAAAAGGATTTGGAGTTCATTAAGAGTCCAAAACCAGTAGAAACAAGACCAATGGCAACTGTAAAGGGTAAAGACTTTCATGTTAGTCTTGAGCTAGACCTGCGAGGGGAACGATATGAAAATGCTCTGCTTCGAGTGGAGAAATATATCGATGATGCACTGCTAGCTGCTTATCCGCGTGTTTCCATCATACATGGAAAAGGAACTGGGGCTCTTAGACAGGGTGTACAGGAATATTTAAGAAATCATCGTTCAGTCAAAAAAATCCGATTCGGCGAAGCAGGCGAGGGCGGATCAGGTGTAACGGTCGTTGAGCTTAAATAA
- the polX gene encoding DNA polymerase/3'-5' exonuclease PolX, translating to MEVNKKDVTRLLETIAIYMELKGENPFKIAAFRKAAAALEANDQSLTEIEDFTKISGIGKGTSAVIEEYIELGHSTVLNELKEEVPKGLISLLQLPSLGGKKIAKLHKELGIENAADLETACRNKQVRALAGFGEKSEEKLLAALNQVGGRPERLPLAYMLPIADSIESVLNDMSEVENFSRAGSLRRVRETIKDLDFIIATTKPAAVKEKLLALPLIKETIAAGNTKVSIILGHSYDISVDFRLVTPEEFATTLHHFTGSKEHNVRMRQLAKERGEKISEYGVENNETGEVATFTTEREFYAHFGLPYIPPEIREDGKEVDEYSADMDLITLSDINGDLHMHTTWSDGAHTIEEMVEACRARGYKYVAITDHSQYLKVANGLTPERLRKQKEEIKRLNERYDDITILSGVEMDILPDGTLDYDDELLAEMDIVIASIHSAFSQPKAKIMERLKTALENPHVDIIAHPTGRMIGRRDGYEVDIDLLIELAKETNTVLELNANPNRLDLAPQYIRKAQEAGVKIVINTDAHKMDTLEHMSIGVSSAKKGWIKKSSVLNAMDIGELLDLLNNKGKIGS from the coding sequence ATGGAAGTAAATAAAAAAGATGTTACACGGCTCTTAGAAACGATTGCGATTTATATGGAGCTAAAGGGAGAAAACCCTTTTAAAATAGCAGCATTCCGTAAAGCGGCCGCTGCTTTAGAGGCAAATGATCAAAGTTTAACTGAAATAGAAGATTTTACGAAAATTTCCGGGATTGGAAAGGGAACTTCTGCAGTCATTGAGGAGTATATAGAGTTAGGACATTCAACTGTATTGAACGAACTGAAGGAAGAAGTTCCAAAAGGATTAATTTCGCTGCTTCAATTGCCGAGTCTTGGAGGCAAAAAAATTGCGAAGCTGCATAAAGAGCTAGGGATTGAAAATGCCGCTGACTTGGAAACAGCTTGCCGAAATAAACAAGTACGGGCTCTTGCGGGATTTGGGGAAAAATCAGAAGAAAAGCTTCTCGCTGCATTAAATCAAGTGGGGGGCAGACCAGAACGTCTTCCACTAGCCTATATGCTTCCGATTGCAGATTCTATCGAATCTGTTTTAAATGATATGAGTGAAGTTGAAAATTTTTCACGGGCAGGCAGCTTAAGAAGAGTGAGAGAAACTATAAAGGATTTAGATTTTATTATTGCAACGACTAAACCTGCGGCTGTAAAGGAAAAACTATTAGCTCTTCCACTGATTAAGGAGACTATTGCGGCAGGGAATACAAAGGTTTCAATTATTCTCGGACATAGCTATGATATATCTGTTGATTTTCGTCTAGTTACACCTGAGGAATTTGCCACTACTCTTCATCATTTTACTGGCTCCAAGGAACATAATGTAAGAATGCGCCAGCTTGCTAAAGAACGCGGGGAAAAGATTAGCGAATATGGAGTAGAAAATAATGAAACGGGTGAGGTTGCTACTTTTACAACAGAAAGAGAGTTTTATGCCCATTTCGGACTCCCTTATATTCCTCCTGAAATCAGGGAAGATGGAAAGGAAGTAGATGAGTATTCTGCTGACATGGATTTAATCACTCTTTCTGATATAAATGGGGATCTGCATATGCACACGACTTGGAGTGATGGCGCCCATACGATTGAAGAAATGGTTGAAGCCTGTCGTGCCAGAGGCTATAAATATGTAGCAATAACGGATCACTCACAATATTTGAAGGTAGCAAATGGCCTTACTCCTGAACGTCTGAGGAAGCAGAAAGAAGAGATAAAACGACTAAACGAGCGCTATGATGATATAACTATTTTATCAGGTGTTGAAATGGATATCTTGCCTGATGGAACTTTAGATTATGATGATGAACTGCTTGCGGAAATGGATATCGTCATCGCATCTATTCACTCTGCCTTTTCACAGCCAAAAGCGAAAATAATGGAACGGTTAAAAACAGCCTTGGAGAATCCACATGTTGATATCATCGCTCACCCTACTGGCAGAATGATTGGCCGGAGAGATGGCTATGAAGTGGATATCGATTTATTGATTGAACTAGCAAAAGAAACGAATACCGTCTTGGAATTAAATGCAAATCCAAACAGGCTCGACCTTGCGCCACAATATATTCGCAAGGCTCAAGAAGCTGGAGTGAAAATAGTTATTAATACGGATGCCCATAAGATGGACACATTGGAACATATGTCTATCGGTGTGTCATCAGCAAAAAAAGGCTGGATTAAGAAAAGCAGTGTCCTTAACGCTATGGATATCGGGGAGCTGCTGGATTTACTAAACAACAAGGGAAAGATAGGAAGCTAG
- a CDS encoding CvpA family protein, protein MLDLAILIFLIIGFFVGLKRGFILQLIHLVGFIIAFIVAHMYFEKLAPKLTLWVPYPNLQSNSTIRMLFDEVNLEDAYYRAIAFVVIFFAVKIVLHMIGSMLDFVTHLPVLKQLNVWAGGILGFIEIYLIMFILLYIAALVPVDSIQNAINDSFMAKGIVKNTPIFSQSIKEMWIEYMAS, encoded by the coding sequence ATGCTAGATCTTGCTATACTCATTTTTTTAATAATAGGTTTTTTCGTTGGCTTAAAGAGGGGCTTTATTTTGCAATTAATCCATTTAGTCGGCTTTATTATTGCATTTATTGTTGCTCATATGTATTTTGAAAAGCTGGCCCCTAAATTAACCTTATGGGTTCCTTACCCAAATCTCCAAAGCAATTCAACAATAAGAATGCTATTTGATGAGGTCAATCTTGAAGATGCTTACTATCGCGCCATTGCCTTTGTCGTGATTTTTTTTGCGGTAAAAATTGTCCTGCATATGATCGGAAGTATGCTTGATTTCGTTACACATCTGCCGGTTTTAAAGCAATTAAATGTATGGGCAGGCGGAATATTAGGATTTATAGAAATATATCTTATCATGTTTATTCTATTATACATAGCTGCATTAGTACCAGTAGATTCCATACAGAATGCCATAAATGATTCCTTTATGGCAAAGGGAATTGTCAAAAATACTCCGATATTTTCTCAATCTATAAAGGAGATGTGGATTGAATACATGGCTTCTTAA
- the zapA gene encoding cell division protein ZapA: MSEEQKNRTSVDIYGQQYIIIGTESHSHVRLVASTVDDKMREISSKNPYLDSSKLAVLTAVNAVNDYIKLKDRLERLEIELKEKRTE; the protein is encoded by the coding sequence TTGTCAGAAGAACAAAAAAACCGTACAAGTGTAGATATATATGGTCAGCAATATATAATTATCGGAACTGAGAGTCATAGCCATGTTCGACTTGTTGCCTCAACGGTTGATGATAAAATGCGTGAAATTAGTTCCAAGAATCCTTATCTCGACAGCAGTAAATTAGCCGTTTTAACGGCTGTCAATGCGGTTAATGATTATATCAAGCTAAAGGACCGTCTAGAAAGGCTTGAAATTGAATTAAAAGAGAAAAGGACTGAATAA
- the rnhC gene encoding ribonuclease HIII: MSNVVLVKDLNEIGEMKIYYHRYLSDKNPPGSIFAAKTPACSITAYKSGKVLFQGSGCQEESAKWGQPAKQSESPKKGSSNLTHLPKNISTLSVIGSDEVGTGDYFGPITVVAAYVNKEQIPSLKELGVKDSKDLNDEKIVSIAKEIKDIIPYSLLTLHNEKYNKLQQSGMSQGKMKALLHNQAIGHLLKKIAPDVPEAILIDQFAKEEVYYSYLKKESVVQKKNVYFSTKAEGIHLAVAAASILARYAFIKHFDNLSKAAGFTITKGAGAKVDEAAARIIHENGLESLPAFVKLHFANTDKAKRLFALKYRK, encoded by the coding sequence ATGAGCAATGTTGTTCTTGTTAAAGATTTAAATGAAATTGGTGAGATGAAAATATATTATCATCGCTATCTTTCTGATAAAAATCCACCTGGCAGTATCTTTGCCGCGAAAACACCAGCCTGTTCTATTACCGCCTATAAATCCGGAAAAGTATTATTTCAGGGTAGCGGCTGCCAGGAAGAATCAGCCAAATGGGGACAGCCTGCCAAACAATCTGAATCTCCCAAAAAGGGCAGTTCCAATTTAACTCACTTGCCAAAAAATATTAGCACGCTTTCTGTTATTGGCTCAGATGAAGTTGGGACAGGGGATTATTTCGGACCTATTACAGTAGTTGCTGCCTATGTGAACAAGGAACAAATTCCATCGCTAAAGGAATTAGGCGTGAAGGATTCGAAAGACTTAAATGATGAAAAGATTGTGAGCATTGCCAAGGAAATTAAAGATATTATCCCTTATAGCCTATTAACATTGCACAATGAAAAATATAATAAACTACAGCAATCAGGGATGTCACAGGGCAAAATGAAAGCTTTGCTTCATAATCAAGCCATTGGGCATCTCTTAAAAAAAATTGCCCCGGACGTTCCAGAAGCGATTTTAATTGATCAATTTGCTAAAGAAGAAGTGTATTATTCATACCTTAAAAAAGAGTCAGTCGTCCAAAAGAAAAATGTTTATTTTAGTACGAAAGCAGAGGGCATTCACCTGGCAGTAGCAGCTGCATCGATCCTAGCAAGGTATGCATTTATCAAGCACTTTGATAATTTAAGCAAAGCTGCTGGGTTTACCATCACAAAAGGTGCTGGGGCAAAGGTCGATGAGGCGGCTGCGAGGATTATTCATGAAAATGGGCTAGAAAGTCTGCCAGCATTCGTCAAGCTTCATTTTGCTAATACGGACAAGGCCAAGCGATTATTTGCTTTGAAATACCGCAAATAA